The genomic window ATTTATTcttgttcatgaaaaaatttgctttaaaatatgagttatatagcttatacttacaaataaatggtgtctcgcagtttgaaatagaaggaataagactatatttgtcaaattacgattacaagccgtaaaaaaacatatttatgtgatcaaaaattttattcatttaagcgcttttattataaaaatatcttttttacggcttgtaatcgtaatttgacgattataatcttattcctcaatctatttcgaacccgggaacaccattcatttgtacgtataagctacataacttgttttttgaagcaaatatttttatgagcaaataaactttaaaaaattttttgcatttttggtctttatctAATCGTCCCTGGGTtcatttgtgtacgtactttaaaagtgtaaaaatcaattctgtaaattcaatttgaaattaaatgattaaacagAATGTCGATAAAACACGgttttagcatcctcttaagatGCCTTGTATGCGaaaagcatgaaaaatcgtatcgtgtgccgaaagCTTTAGATCTTACATGGACAGTTTCTTACATACATTAGtaacaaaaaacattgacGCAATATTAAGAAGTAATGTAAAGACAGTATttccaatattgtaaaatagacgttttttatttaaccaaTTTATCTAAGCAGCAATGTTGGTTCAATATTGGTTCAACATTGGACCAATGTTGAACCCATCAATATTTAgccaatattaatcaaaatactCCCAATGTATTTTGCTACTAGGGtagttgttttaataatttacaaaattaacggtaaattattattagattttttggaatatgaaataatgtattaataaaaagaaaaaataattagaaaacatACATGtacttcataaatatttaatatgcaaagtatcttttaatattgatgtaaattttatgaaattatgaaatttcatattagaaaaatctgaacgcaatttattgtttatctgTTTACAGTAACTGCAGACAAATTTGAGGAAGTAAAAAGCCGTGAAGGCACAGCGACACCTCCTGTAGGATTTATTCGAAAAACCGATAatactgtaaatatattatatatatatttatttttattgtattttattgaaCATAATTCTTGCCTTTCGGCTTAGGATGgctaaaaaagattattaaatctttgcATGTATCGTTGTATCTTGATTCTGCtattttcttccttctcttttctttttctttgttctcgattttctcttgtattatttttgctagTTCTTCGTTTCCTGTCTCTCTCATTCtccttaaattctttttttccattccgacttctCTGAATAATCTGCTTCTTGCTGCCTCCCATTtgctttcttctttctctgcTCTTTCCCTGTCCAAGTCCTTCAGGGGTGCGTTCGGGTGCGGTCGAATCGAtctttttttaccaaaatgaTATCAATTCGATTTGATGTCTTTTCAGTCATCATTTCTCACTGTGTTGTATgttcataaatattgaaaataagaagtagcatatatttatatttgaatttgaagaaaaaatatttaggatAAAACATACTGTTCATACTTTGTTATTAGTAAtgttttttatgatattttagaTACACTTGGGCAGGAACGTATGGCTGTCCAAATTAACATACGATGCTGCATTTTTCAATGCAAGGACAAATCAAATGATAGTAAAAAATCTGGCGGTTGCAGTCTTCGGGTTGAAAGTTCTACAAGAGTCTAGTGTGACTGGAATGAAATGCAATAAATACAAAGATCGAAAGCCAAAgccaaaattaaatgaaacaaAGATTCTCGCTATTCAAGgtatgaattaaaaaacattaaacttttctaaatttttaattttatgtttaaaattgtgtaagaTAAAAAGGGGCAGACACGGTAtaatcccacacagcacaggatatcgcaatatccaTCAGATATCCGAGAGATATCGCAATAACCGTAGGACATCCATGGGATTGCAATATGTCCAATTGGATATCTCGATAACCtggggatatcctcaggataaagtgtgctgtgtgggatgcAAAACTGGTAGGCGTTATGAGAGAATgtgacaaaatatatatatggagTAAAAGTACAAGAGAGAGTTTGACGATGTGTCTCGTATTCGAGTCGGGCGGGAACTGCTTCTCTACTCATAGTTTTTCGTGTTTATCCCCGTCGCTCTGCATTCTTGAGCATTTGCTTTTCGGTTGTCGAttagcccggatctacaatagtgtagtaagccgtatgccataaggaattaatcaattatatgcgattattcttctcatattctattataattggtcaatttcttatggcataagacttactacacctattgtaaaTCCGGCCTGAGTCTTACAATTTCGTCAAggtttaaatacataaataaggTGCTTTCCCTTAGCTTAGCCGTTTTGAAAGTCGACAAACATTGAAAGTCGACTTTCGATGTGGTACATTTCTGTTATATTGTTGGCTCGAATAGATATAACAGGTGTGACAAAGTATTTCTCCGAGAGGAATGCCGCTTGCaccttaatatatatatgttaaaaaaatctcgatcctacaattgtttatatttttaaaatatcaactaGAACActacattgcgcgcgctttgcgcgcgataattatattatgtttaatattactctcacacactttaccTTCTTTAATCCCCTTCTtcatctcttctctctccctccctcttctCTATCACTaaacacattattatttatattatattttcatattgttaaataatactctcacacactttactttcttatttaatccccttctctatctcttgcgctctctcattctctctctctctctctctctctctctctctctctctctctacactttcctttccttctctcttttaaataaaaatcatcctctataaaaaatgtaaaatacgtgatcttttaaaagtttaaaagatatattaaaaagaaatatatatttatttaaaaactacctgttatttttctttatttcttctctAAAACTTTCTTTCTCACTCGCTGTATCTCCTTCTAATTACTTGCCAAACGTAATTTCtcgctttctctttttccaactctttatttaattatttcttttcggttaaacttctttctttctgaaagatatattttttaaaataaaaatttaaatttaattataaattataatacattttcaagttgtttctaattttaaactttctcTATTATCAGTCAATGTACGCTTATAAACTCTATCTCTTCCCTATCCTACTAAGGAAACAATACAGAAAGATTATTAcgcgaaatgtcaaatttttagatattttattgttatagcACTTTCTACCTTTTACACTTAACTCTCACactaatctttttctttctctataaaatttctttcgtttctcaaaaactggctctctttctctttctcaatCAAATTGAGATTTTCAAATACTGGGAACTGTTAAAAGTTTTTGTCCAATGCGATGAATTGTCAAAAGTTAGACAGCAGCAGACGACAGTGTGAAGCAAGTCACATAGTACAAACTTGACCAacaaccaatcagcatcgcggaaaagcggtgacaaaataaataatgccttttttttaagtgaattTCTagataaaagttgaaaatatacatatagttaCTTAAGAATTATGGGAAAactatttatatgtatattatgaaaaatctaTAGATATAAATTAGCTGTTATTTATGTATCTTATTGAAAAACAGCCataatatttagattaaatattgAGGAAATTGGAATAAAGTaaagacagaaaaaaaaatcactttgtTTGGTGCTCCTTGCATTCATTCTCTCTTccgcatatataatatataagtgtttctttttctacttttatcATACTTCCACTCTTTAAATGAAGACAAACGctcaatgtataaatatattatgtctATAACAGAATccatattaaactttatatttgatcgattttttcagatatttttcaatattggctaagtaaaattaaaaaatgttctgaaGTTGAAGTCCAAGTAGAATGCAGCAAAGTACCTTTATATATTGCACGTAAAATAAGCGATTTGAACAGACCAGCAAAAAGTAGTAAAATAGAAGGTACTTTTGCtcatataataagattttttaaattataaatatataaccacattttactttctttttaaatccTTAGACTAAacatttgattgattttaaaattctgaaatattttttaattgtaattcaatgaattaattaaaaaaagttttttctatttacattacatctatgtaataaataattatctttttagaGATAATCGACATTGAATTGAAGTCatccaataatataaaagatgttAGCAAGAAAAGAAAGTTTGAACAACTTGATggtaaaatcatattatatatatgtgttatattttaaatatttaagtagaatattataacattttaaatataatgatatataagtaagtgagtaaattaaaaaaaaggcttttcttttttaaacttacaattatatctatgtattaagtaattatttttattttaaagacacTCGACAcccaagaaaattataatatttttaatattacgatataattattaaaattatttatacaatattaagaGTTAGAATTGAATTCAATAATACTTATTGTacataagtataatattatacttctttatatatatgctTCACATTTGaagtacatataaattaatatatgtataatactgcggaataagtaattattaatcttttcagAAACGACTGATAATGAATCAGTATCTGATTCATCTGACTCCCAGAAAGATTATAATCAAGACTGCAATCAGAGTAACATAGCAAGTGacaaaaaaggtaaatttctaactaaataataaatagttacacacgcgcgcgcacgtatgtataaatatatgtacaaatgtaCGTAGGTATGtagtattatacatacatatctacatatatacaaGTCAGCAAAAAGCAATAACATAAAAggtattttttctaaataagtacaagatttttaaaaattataaatttataaatatataacattttacttctttttaaaattcctAGACgtttgatgttttttttaattctgaaatatttgtataactgTAATTCAGTATATTAATgagaaatatcaattttttctacttacaattatgtttatgtaataattaagtaattattattgtatttctcttttagaggtaattgacatttaaataaattataagattttaaatgcaactatataattattaagattatatatatatatatatatatatatatacaatattaaaaattacatttaaatttaataatatttatttttattatacatatataaatataatgttatacttATGTATATGTGCGCTTTCAATTTGGAGTACATATGAAATAGTACATATGAATTGATATAAAGAGcgaaataaatactaattcttTACAGAGACAACCGATAATGTATTATCAGTATCTGACTCACAAAAAGATTGGGACGATGAAGGAAAAACGACAAGTGATAAAGAAGgtaactaaatattaaaatatgtacgtgcgtgcgtgcgtgcgtgtgtgtgtgtgtgtgtgtgtgtgtgtgtgtgtgtgtgtgtgtgtgtgtgtgtgtgtgtgtgtgtgtgtagatctgtattgcttattaaaaatatatttttaataagagagaattataacattttttaaattctattatagctcagtattcatagtcgggcttttttaagtactgtcttaagatgccatacTCACAGAAAAGATTTCTGGGCCTAATGCCATTACTCTTTGTTCTATCATAAAATAAGATCGATATAGCGCCAATCATATTCATTATCAAAAAaggaatatttcatttttaaatggaaagttcttaaatctagaataaaataacttgATGTTaccttattaattttcttagaatgatttagtaaatttgtgacaatcttgtgatattctagatttaagaataGACCGATCtgaagataaaaatttctgatttaatcttaatcttgttttattttcacaCTATATGAGGTTATAATAAGATGAAATgtgtcaagaatatttttgtcttgGTATCAGAAATCCTTTCTGAGAGGGCATCAACCAAttacagagccgtattagcatgctaagacattgcttgaaacgatcttgaaataagatttgactatgagtACTAGCCCTAatgatgtaattatattaatttttacatttagttCTTATATGACattatatttgtgttttacgtttgttacaaataactaaatgattaattaattgtgttttTAGACATTCCCAACAACAAAAACTTTTCTGACGATATGAAGGATTCGATTCTTTGGAGaggaagtaaatttttttatgacaacAATAGatacatgttttttataattatttattacattaatacccttaagtttttataaaatattaataaaaagtttaaaaacagataaaggaataatttagaaattatgatatattatcaCGTTGTAGATCCTTgaaattccaaaaattagtAAGGTATATTTTTGCAGTAAGAAAGGaataatatacatacgtacgcgtttagcaaaaaatagtattaaaaattacagattgCAAAGGATCTATATATGCAAAAACGGAAAGAATTAAGGTATATAATCGATTTTTAACAAAGTGATCtgaatgtatgtatgtagacGTATAACGATacgtttttttagttaaactaatttagagtttatttttctccttctagtacgaaggaaaaaagataaactagtgcaatcaattaaaaaatctttttttgttctatCTCCGCACGTACACGTTTTTGTATTCGTTCACTTTACAGCATTTATAACTGgatgttttgaatttttgtatagTGCATACAGAAACGGATAGTTACATCACCGTATAGAATTCCGTTGGATACTGTTCGCGCCTCGGCGACGAGTTCGCTAGTGCCCCTGAGATGGTAAGCAGAGAGAACGTTCGTAGAACAGGTGTTAAATAAGAAAACGCACTGCAATTACGTGTCACATGGACTCATCATGATGTCCGAGTCGTACGTCAAAAACAGATAGTTACATCAGCGCACAGATTCGGATAGTTCCGTTACAGATCAGTTAGATGCAGTTAGCTTTCTATCCGTTTTTGCGTATATAATCCCATACAATCTGCAACATTTTTCATCCGTTTCTATCtgtaaatacagaaaaaaaccGCATAAAAAACAGTCAAAAAGCTATATCAGCGCACAGATTCGGATAGTTCCGTTACAGATCAGTTAGATGCAGTTAGCTTTCTATCCGTTTTTGCGTATATAATCCCATACAATCTGCAACATTTTTCATCCGTTTCTATCtgtaaatacagaaaaaaccGCATAAAAAACAGTCAGAAACGGATAGCTATATCAGCGCACAGATTCGGATAGTTCCGTTACAGATCAGTTAGATGCAGTTAGCTTTCTATCCGTTTTTGCGTATATAATCCCATACAATCTGCAACATTTTTCATCCGTTTCTATCtgtaaatacagaaaaaaaccGCATAAAAAACAGTCAGAAACGGATAGCTATATCAGCGCACAGATTCGGATAGTTCCGTTACAGATCAGTTAGATGCAGTTAGCTTTCTATCCGTTTTTGCGTATATAATCCCATACAATCTGCAACATTTTTCATCCGTTTCTATCtgtaaatacagaaaaaaccGCATAAAAAACAGTCAGAAACGGATAGCTATATCAGCGCACAGATTCGGATAGTTCCGTTACAGATCAGTTAGATGCAGTTAGCTTTCTATCCATTTTTGCGTATATAATCCCATACAATctgcaacattttttatccgTTTCTATCTGTAAATGCAGGGAAAGAAACGCATAGTAAAACAGTTACAAACGGATaggatacattttttatccgTTTCTAATGGAATTTTTACCAGGGCTCTAATCTATCAGAATAATGCTAAGCATTAAATTATCCCCAGCTATGTCATTATTATATAGTGAATCAGCAGAAAGTCCAATCCTGCTATATTGAAATGAATAATTAGATAGTTTTGTTTATGAAggtttaaatcatttttttttccaataaaagtgaataatatacaaaaaatgtgttaCATTAATTGAAAGTGATTCGGAATGATCCTTATTTTTTTggacaaaaaatgtaaatatgtcAATATCAAATACTGTACatcattcaataataatattctaagattaatacaatttaagattaattcaatctaagattaatacaatttaaagaaaattcatATTAATTCATCTAACTTTGAGTACAAtttctgtaataataataataatgagcttaaaaataattatttatatttatatttacatatcaagttagatgataaataatttaattattttattttttacataaaataatttagattagattacataaaataatttaaataattacgaaacaacaaatgtgtattttttctgtgttattacTCGCCATAAGActttatataatcaatttctgTTGTAATTTCGCTGATATCAATATGacctttttattttccataagacaaatattttcaaaatttgctaATTGaacagaattaattaatgtgcGAGTGAAGAAATTTGCGCGCGACACATTCAAAATACCATTGACATAGATAACGAAACTTTGCATCTGAAAAATACTTcggaaagaaacaaaatataaacatcTTTGTATACCGTTTAAGGTTTGACTGATGATTCGTTGAATAACAAAGCTCAGTAGCTCAGTCAGCGGATGTCGGGCATCGAAATATAAGACAGGAACGATAAACGATTTAAGCAACGAAATTTTTCGAAGAGAAGCgaaaaaattgataagatGTCTCTcaaattcgatattttgtaCAGTATGTATATtctacttaaatattatacttaaaatagatattttaaaaatccaaacaaaatgttttatgtcTTATATAcgtaagattaaaaataattccacATGTGTACttgtatacatttattcaattattaataattttatgaaacgtTGATTCGTAAAAAAGTACCATAAagtattctaataatttttttttactttacttgTTTATACAGTCGgcgatgaaatatttaataatgtccGTTATCTGCATGACACTATAGCCAGTATAGAAGGAATTTTGACTTCTTGTAGTCCTGTAAAATATGatgaaaatatgataaaggTAATTTTCTCAATGTCTCGCGCGCATGCacgtaattatacatacagtttatttacatacatgatgtgatttatataatttatgttacatatagaaatatttaatttgtctaATTAACGAGGATAAAAGTGATATCATTATCATAACTGGTGATCTTAGTCTTCCCTCGAAAAATAATGCTATACATAAAGTGATTAATCAAatgaatgataataatatctcCGAAGAACTAAAGATAACACTCTCGTTTCTAAAACAGAACTTAAAGATGACAGACTTTATTAGGTAAAATTCTGTTTTCACTTATTTTGCAAAGTATTCGAGATAATTTTTACAGTGTTTGTTTTCAGTCCCACATGTGCAGTACGAAACCAAAAGCTTATTATCAGTATGTGTCCTTATCaagatttacaaaaaagtttaaaggACAATGAAGTAACATTGATGCAAATAATTTGGTTGCTGACTGaggaatataataataaattaaaaaaatctttgaacaACAAGAAAGAAGATATTGATCCTACACATTATTTGTATTCCAATTGTAAAGAAGAGATGTGCGATGACAAAAGTAATGTACGTCCTAATAATGCAACTCATTCACACATTACCTATCCAAGGAAGaaaacagtaaaatatttttcacgctCGGAGCGATGTAGCAATTAACTTTTCGCAAGAccgtatatatacaaattttaattgactttTTTTACAGGATGTAAATGaaacggaaaaagaaaagaaaatgattgGAGTGCCTAAAGAACTGGACATAATACGTAATATAGTAGAACAAGCATCGTCAGATACAGAAGTCGTGCGTACGAAAGACGCCTATGGCAGGATATTGGCCCAAGTTGTGTATGCAACAGCAGACGTGCCGTCTTTTAGGACTTCGGCCAAACATGGATATGCGATGCTGGCCAGTGATGGGATGGGCATAAGAAAAGTACAGACAGCATCTTCCATGGTAAGAATGATTTCGATCAGACACCAATTAATTAACGAGCAATAATCCACATGATTTTGACAGTGTGGATgggattattaatttttctacattatacggaagaaaatattgcacaaagcaaattatacaaaaaattatgctGCAGGAATTAAAATTACCGATTAAATCAGTCGTCAATTAAGTTAGTCGGATTTGGCTAACGTTATCTCAAGTCGCGTATGCTTCATGCAAAATAGCTAGATCTCATAGacaagatgtttttttttcaggcCACTGACAGTAATTCAATCGTACATGGCACGTGCATGTGGGTAAGAAGTGGAGCAGCTATACCTAATGGTAAGAAAGATTTGAACTGTAAATTACATCCATGTCTGTTTATGCCAAAGGAGAGATCAATTACTCTTTTTATGTGCAGGAGCAACGGCAGTTGTAATACccgaaaatgtaaaaataacgaaaaaacgAAACGATGATAATGATTATTTCAATATGGCACAAGAAATTGATGTCCTAATTGAGCCACAGGAGGGTGCAAATATTAGGTACGCAAAGatagtttaatatcttttaatgtgtCTCTCAAAGTACACTTTGTTCTACtatcataaaacatttatttattttcgaaGAGATGTTGGCTGTGAGATAAAGAACAAACAGTTAATTTTAAGAGCACACTGTCGTCTTGGACCAGCAGAATTGggaattttgacattatgtgggattaatgaaattatcgTCTTTAAAGAGTCATCTATAGGTTTATTATCGATTGGAGACGAATTAGAAGAACCTGGAAATGTTTTAACTCCAGGGCGCATCTACGACAGCAACAGGATAACTTTGAGCTCCTTGTTGAGAAAGAACGATTATAATTCCGTGGACTTTGGAATTTCGGTTTATCAGTGAGTGTAATCGAAATTTACTGCGTTTTTTTCCTAGTCACTATTGAAATACTCGATTTGATACAATTTGATATAAGCACAAATagttaacattatttttaatttaacgatTATGTTCTCGCaggaaaaatgttataatcgACAAAATCAGCTACGCTTTAAAAAAAGTAGACGTACTCGTGACGATGGGCCGTgcgaataataaagatatgttaaagaatattttgatCCAAAACTTTAATGCCACTATACACTT from Monomorium pharaonis isolate MP-MQ-018 unplaced genomic scaffold, ASM1337386v2 scaffold_395, whole genome shotgun sequence includes these protein-coding regions:
- the LOC105838268 gene encoding gephyrin, with protein sequence MSLKFDILYIGDEIFNNVRYLHDTIASIEGILTSCSPVKYDENMIKKYLICLINEDKSDIIIITGDLSLPSKNNAIHKVINQMNDNNISEELKITLSFLKQNLKMTDFISPTCAVRNQKLIISMCPYQDLQKSLKDNEVTLMQIIWLLTEEYNNKLKKSLNNKKEDIDPTHYLYSNCKEEMCDDKSNDVNETEKEKKMIGVPKELDIIRNIVEQASSDTEVVRTKDAYGRILAQVVYATADVPSFRTSAKHGYAMLASDGMGIRKVQTASSMATDSNSIVHGTCMWVRSGAAIPNGATAVVIPENVKITKKRNDDNDYFNMAQEIDVLIEPQEGANIRDVGCEIKNKQLILRAHCRLGPAELGILTLCGINEIIVFKESSIGLLSIGDELEEPGNVLTPGRIYDSNRITLSSLLRKNDYNSVDFGISVYQKNVIIDKISYALKKVDVLVTMGRANNKDMLKNILIQNFNATIHFDCVDMKPGKSTMFATCKVDDEQKYFLCMSANPTTVPIVAHIFLLPLLDELRLYVHKNPTILACVYSQQELHARHKFSWATLCWTEKDTFAKVLRLENKQNVMNYKDANALVMLPRRTFEYPKLEPAYILALLPDLK
- the LOC118648356 gene encoding uncharacterized protein LOC118648356, translated to TQFIVYLFTVTADKFEEVKSREGTATPPVGFIRKTDNTIHLGRNVWLSKLTYDAAFFNARTNQMIVKNLAVAVFGLKVLQESSVTGMKCNKYKDRKPKPKLNETKILAIQDIFQYWLSKIKKCSEVEVQVECSKVPLYIARKISDLNRPAKSSKIEEIIDIELKSSNNIKDVSKKRKFEQLDETTDNESVSDSSDSQKDYNQDCNQSNIASDKKETTDNVLSVSDSQKDWDDEGKTTSDKEDIPNNKNFSDDMKDSILWRGSKFFYDNNRYMFFIIIYYINTLKFL